In the Synechococcus sp. MU1643 genome, AGGGATGACACTGCGATCAGGGAGATCACCATCCAGGCGCCGGTGATGCCCCGGCCAGTTCGTGTGATCGGTGCCTTGTCGCCATAGCCCACGGTCGTCAAAGTCACCAGGGCAAACCACATGCCGCTGCTGATACCGGGCAGCCAGTCGCGGGGGAACTGTTCGCTGTTCGTGCGCCGCTCGGCCAGCCAGATCAGGCTGCCGACCACCAACAGCACGGTGATCAGCACCAACATCGAGGAGATCACGGCCCAGCCGAAGAACACCCCCAGGCGACTGAAGAGGGAGGGGGCCTTCAGGGGAAGAAGAATGCCCTCCTTGCTCAGGAAGTAGGGCTGGGTGAAGTCAATCCCTGTGATGGCAAGGCGGCGGGAGGTGATGCTGATTGGGCCGACGAGCACGTCGATGACGCCTTCATCAACCGCTTCAATGCCGGCTTTGGGCGTCGGCTGGGGAATCAGCTCGTAGCTGAGGTTGTTGTCTTCGGCGACGCGTCGCCAGATCTCGAGGCTGATGCCGCTGATCTGCTCGCCGTTCTTGATCACGAAGGGGGCCGATCCACTGACCCCCACCTTCAGTTGGTTGGCCTCTAGGGGAAGTGCGCTGCCGAAGCAAGCGAGCGCGAGGACGACGGACCAGCGCCGGACCCCTCCCATCAGCGCTGTTCCAGACGACGCACGATCACGGCCATTGCCGCCAGGGAACCCGCCAGCGCGATCAGCAGGGCAATGGTCATGGAAACGTCAGGGGAGTGATGGTGCGCTCAGGTTGGCATCCCCGGCCCCGAGCAGCCAGTCGGCCACTTCCATCCTCAGGGCATAGGCACATTCGAAACGGCCTTCCTCTTCCAGCAAGCTCAACCGTTGTTCAAGCGTGCGCAGGGTTGAACTCGCGAGCTGGTGTGGACCCTTGCTCCGCGCCACAATGAGTCTTCTGGAGGCCCTCGAAGCTTGCGGCACGACGTCAGTCATCCAATGCAGCCAGCGCTACAGATCTGCGATCTGCACCCTTCATGACCGCATTGGAGTGGTCTTGGGGCGACAGCCCGCTCACGTTCCTGCCCCAGCGGGCCCTGTGGCGGGCTGAGGGGCGCGAGCTGTTTGTCGCCGACCTGCATCTCGGCAAGGCCGAGGTGTTCCAGGCCCATGGGATCCCCATGCCCAGCGACGGGGATCAGGGGACCCTCAATCCATTGCTTGAGCTCTGCAATGTCTGGTCACCGCAGCGCTTGTTTGTGCTGGGTGACCTCGTGCATGCCCGGACCGGCATCACCGCCCTCCTGCGCGAGACCTTGCTGGCGCTGCCCGATCTGTGTGGTTGCCCGGTGGTTCTGATCGGTGGCAACCATGACCAGGACAGCTGGATTGAAGGCTTGCCCCAGCAGCCTTCTCAGCGCTTGGGCAATCTCTGGTTGAGCCATATGCCCGAACGGGTTCCTGAGCCGGGGTTCTTGAACGTGTGCGGTCACCTGCATCCCACTACCTGGATTCGCAGCCGTTCCGATCAGTTGCGTTTGCCTTGCTTCGCCTTTGATCCGGATGGGCCGCGTTTGGTGATTCCTTCCTTCGGGCAGTTGACGGGAGGCCATGACTGCGGCGAGCGTTACCAGCAATGGCTGGTGGCTGAAGGCTCCATCGTTCCTTGGTTCGATCCAATCCCCAAAAACCGAGAGCGAAGAATCGCGTGACGCAGCCTGTTGCGCCGCGACCCAGACCTCGACCCAAGCGCAGAATTCGTCTGCGTATGAGCTGGCTGTTGCTGGCCGTGCCGTTTGTGGTGTTCGGCGGCTTGATCGCCTTGGCGCCTGTCGCTCCTGAGCGCTCCGATCTGGAGGATCAACCTGCCGGTTCCCTACAGCAGCGCGGCCAGGATGCCAAGCCGTTCCGCTACATCCCCGACGATGAGGTTTACGCGCTGGATCTCGATCCACGGCGGGTGCGCTTCGGGCTGCTGGAGGGTTGGGATCGCGAACAGGACGCCTACCAGGACAGCGCTGCTCTGGCCTACGTGTCCGGCCCGATGTATGAGCGCCATGTGGACGACGACGGTCGCGAGATAACGGTTCCTCTGGGGGATCTCAAATTCGGCAACCAGGTCTGGCGAGGGCGTAACCGCACGGCTTCACGCCAACGGGCCTACGTCGGCATCCGCCACGACGGCAGCATTGATTTCAGCTACGGGGAGCTGACCGATGAGCGCAGCCGCATCTACGACACCTTCATCGGCGGCCTGCACAGCCTTTACAACGACATCGAGGAGCCGCCTGAGAGCTACAAGGGCGCCTACAGCATCAGCATGGGCCAGCGGATCCGCTACTACCTGCCGCGGATTCGCATGGTGATGGGTCTGCGTCAGGACGGCCACATGGAAGTGCTGATGAGCCGTGATGGCCTGACCCTGGAGCAGACCAAAGACCTCGCCCGTCGCCGGGGCTACCTGGCGGCTTATATGCCTGACCATGCCTCGAAGAGCCGCTTCATCATCCCCGGGGTCAAGGGATTCACCGAAGAAGACGCCAACTGGATCAGCGGCGGTGCCACCAGCTTTGTGCATGTCCCTTACATGCTGCGGTTGAGCCCCCGCCAGATTCCCCTTCGGGGTAATTTGATCGCGGGTCTGGCGCCCAGGCTGGTGATGGATGAGGGCTGCGATGGCCCCTTCGACTGTGTCTCGTCTTTCGGCAGCCACCTCGCCGATCGCGCTCTTGCGGGCTTGAACCGGGTGATGGAACAGGGCGTTGAACCTCTGGCCCGGATGATCTGGGGGCCCTCCACCCTCACCAAGCCGGGCTCGCCTGCGGATGCCGATGACCGCAGCGTCGATCTGGATCGTGCACCCCTGCGGGAACCCCCGATCACGGCTGATCCTTTGGTGTTGCGCGAGCAGCCGGCTGTGATCCGGGAGCTGGAGCCGGCTGAGCCTGATGCGGATGACAGCTGGACCGAGCCGCAGCCCTATGCGCCGTTGCCCCCCGATCTGCCGCCGCCGATCGTTCTCGATGAGCCGATGCTCAATCCTGCTGAGGTTCTCCTGGATGAGTCAGCCCCACCGGTGATGCCGCCGCCGGCTCTGCCGCCCCTACCGCAGGTGCCCGTGCCTGCTGTTCAGGATTGAGCTTTGGAAGCCGTTTGGTCCTGGTGGTCGATTCCCAGCACGCAACGTCGGGTGTTGGTGGCGCATCTCCCCCAACCCCCAACGCGCGCTGAACAGCGGGCTATGAGTGACAGCCTCACCTGCCGGCTGTTCGCCGATGCAGGCCAGGTGGTTGCTTCGGATGACATTGGCCGCACGATTTATGGCAAGCCGCAGCTTCGAGACTCTCCGCTGCACCACAGTGTTTCCAACACCAGATCCCTCAGCCTTGGTGTGGTGGGGCCTGATCCGATTGGCATTGATGTTGAAGCGCTGGACCGGCCGTTGCGTGTGGCCTCTGAACTGTTGAAGCGGCGCATGTTTGCCTCGGCTGCTGATGCGACAGCCTGCCTGCAGCACTGGACGTTGATTCAGGCCTGGACGGCAAAGGAGGCTGTGTTGAAGGCAGCAGGACTGGGACTGGGCGGCGGACTCCCCAATGTGACCATCGCTCCGGACGGAGCCGCGGCATGGCTGCATGGTTCGCGCTATTCCCTCAGCCTCTGGACGCAGGAGGGCTTCAGCGTTGCTGTCGCTGAGGGCATCCGTGGCTAGAGGACTGATGGAGCACCAAGCAACAGCGTGAGATCTCGTCTTCAGCAACGTCTGGCTGAGGCCAACAACTTCCAGAAGGCGTTGGTCACGTCTCTGCTGGCCTGGGTGGCTCTAGGGGTGTGGAGCTATCTGATCGTCGTGCCGATCCTTTCGGCTGTGGCGTTCCTCTGGCTCGGGGTGACGGGCTGGCTGGTTTGGCGGATCTGGCGCAAACCCATGGTCTGAACCAGGGAATTGAAGTTCAACAACTTAGAGTCCCCTCCGGGTTTGGTTCGCGTTCGGTGGAATTCACGGTTGTGATTCTGAGTGAGCAGGTTGGCTCATACCCAAAAATCAACTGGACGGAATGGAAAGATCGCAACCGCAAGCAGATGAAGAGTCAGGGCGATGTGTGGTCGATGGCAACACTGTCTGGAGCCACAATCTGGGATTGTTTGGACGACAACAAGATCGACCGGCTTCACCTTGTGCAGTGGAAACCTGTTGACGACACGATGTATCAAGTGAGCCTGCCGCGTCGTTGAATTTTCCCTGGCAACTGTTCGTTGATGTTAGTTAAATAGCCAAAAAGCATCTGCTCGGGTTAAGCAGATGCTTTTTTATTAGCTGCTCGATATGAGCATTTTCTCTTTTAAAGAAGGAAGAGTAAGATCACAATGAACATTGAGCCCACTAGGAAGATCGAGTCTTCCTTTCTGTTGGAGTCAAAGGGCTCGTGGGGCTCTGGAATCATGGTGATGACTGTTGAAGCAGTCAAGCTAAAGGACTCGGCTGTCCCTCGGCGGCTCGCTGCTTTTTTAATCGCGCGAATCTGTGAGCCGAGCTCCATTCCATTGCTCACTCATTAACACGTCTTGTAGTTGATCAATTGCAGACTGCTTTGAATCATTCCAGTCTTGGTCTGAGAGCCTGATCAGGTATTCATGCTGGATGCCTGATCCTCTTTTTCGTGATGTGATGATCGAGACGTCGTCGTATTTGATGGGGAATGAGTCGCCAGATGGTGCTCCAAGGGCAGCTTCTGATGCGAACAAAAGAAAATCAAAAATCACTGGATTAAAATATTCATCGCTTGCATCCAAATCTCCACAAGCAACCATTTGTTCTTTGGTTTGTGGTGTGTACGTCACAAATGAAAAGCAGCATGGATCACCGGTGGCTTGCAGGTAGAGCCCTTTGAACCGACGCGTGCCCATCAATCAGCCTGCCGCCAGATGGGAGAGTTGGGATCCCAAACGGGTTTGGCGTAGGTCCCCTTCAGTTGTCGTTGAGGCTGATCGATGCCCAGCTGGCCATGGCATTGGCTTGCAAACTCAATCGAGTTTTTGTGGAATTCCTTCCATGCAACCAGTGTTTTGCCATTCCAAATGGGCGGTAAACCTGTTTCTTTGAGCATCTGATCAAAGGCTTCAAAGTGGTTCTGCAGTTGCTCGTCCGTGAGCACAGCCTCTGGCCGCGGCACCCTTAGAAACTGTTTGAAGGGTGCGCTCTCCATGCATGCCTCGAAGCTGTTAGTGAGTTCGGCTTGATGGCTCCAGGCCTTCTGTTGGAACACTCCAAAGACAACGAGGCCAATGAGCAAAAGGCCAATCCCGATAATCGCGCTGAGATGACCAACCGGCTCTTTGGTCTTGTCCATTGTCCAGGATTTCCAAGATCAGCCTACGGAGGAGTTTCTTCTTCGAGGGGCTCCATCGACGGGGTCTTCCGACCAGACTTAACTCTCTTTTGCTCAGAGCTGGATGCGAGTGTTGCTCAAATTCCTCCTCTCACTCGCAGCTTTCGCGCTTGTGTTGGCGACTGGGGTAAGAAGCGCTGCTCATTTCACGACTCACGTCGGCACGCGGCTTCCCCCAGCAGAGCTGGACTGCTTCCACTCTGGGAACATACAAACCGATGAAGGTCGCCGGCTCCAGGTCTTTAAATGTCCGATCTGATCAGCCGTTGGCCGGCTTGGTCAGTTTGTAGAGGTTCAGGGCGAAGAGGGCCATGCCGAAGCTGCCAAACGCGATGAGAAGGTCCTGGGTGGTGAAGGCCATGACTCTCGTTACATAACTTTGTTGACTAATGTAACGGAGGCGCAGGGATGCGTCGTCAAGTCGTTCCGAGGGGGCTGTGGGCAGTCCTCTTTTTTTATGACCTACCCCTTTGGTGCCATCAAGGCAGGCCTCGAAAAAGCATTCCGGCTTCCCGAGGCTCCACCGCTTGAGCAGCCTCGGAAGCAAGACCCTGCCGTGCTGAGCGAGTCAGAGCGATCGACGGTTCTGTTTGAGCACCCAGGCGTCTGAGGCGTCCATACTCATGGCCCATCAAGG is a window encoding:
- a CDS encoding transporter substrate-binding domain-containing protein — encoded protein: MGGVRRWSVVLALACFGSALPLEANQLKVGVSGSAPFVIKNGEQISGISLEIWRRVAEDNNLSYELIPQPTPKAGIEAVDEGVIDVLVGPISITSRRLAITGIDFTQPYFLSKEGILLPLKAPSLFSRLGVFFGWAVISSMLVLITVLLVVGSLIWLAERRTNSEQFPRDWLPGISSGMWFALVTLTTVGYGDKAPITRTGRGITGAWMVISLIAVSSLTASLASAFTLFLSGTTEAAIDSPQQLSGRRVAVVEGTDGMELAENREMRVVPAPSLDSAVQLVLDRKADALIFDRHSLRYHLKQNPDLAVRIAPFTLADETYGFVLTPNSELRTRLGVSILKLQQSGGAEAITDKFLD
- the pdeM gene encoding ligase-associated DNA damage response endonuclease PdeM — its product is MTALEWSWGDSPLTFLPQRALWRAEGRELFVADLHLGKAEVFQAHGIPMPSDGDQGTLNPLLELCNVWSPQRLFVLGDLVHARTGITALLRETLLALPDLCGCPVVLIGGNHDQDSWIEGLPQQPSQRLGNLWLSHMPERVPEPGFLNVCGHLHPTTWIRSRSDQLRLPCFAFDPDGPRLVIPSFGQLTGGHDCGERYQQWLVAEGSIVPWFDPIPKNRERRIA
- a CDS encoding 4'-phosphopantetheinyl transferase superfamily protein, translated to MEAVWSWWSIPSTQRRVLVAHLPQPPTRAEQRAMSDSLTCRLFADAGQVVASDDIGRTIYGKPQLRDSPLHHSVSNTRSLSLGVVGPDPIGIDVEALDRPLRVASELLKRRMFASAADATACLQHWTLIQAWTAKEAVLKAAGLGLGGGLPNVTIAPDGAAAWLHGSRYSLSLWTQEGFSVAVAEGIRG